A window of Aeromicrobium sp. A1-2 contains these coding sequences:
- a CDS encoding PrsW family intramembrane metalloprotease — protein sequence MTEATAAAIPAALPKYREPFRQRGRVALIVLFVLIAIAGIAGGAAISFSAGDPEGAGLSVMFAIVPLPLLLLAYWWLDRYEPEPRRYKFAAFVWGGVVAVAIALALEVWIQNTWDLSDETAASVVAPLVEEPAKCLFLLLTFVRSRRVIDGFLDGLVYAGIVGVGFAFVENIGYYAASYLGSPDIQVAGAEGVTTTFVVRGLFSPFAHPLFTSAFGIAVGLAVARRSKVLKVVILMVGLAASVGLHAVWNGSLSYGGGAGFVLAYLALAIVLAGITILAIVARVRQVRTLERSLSYVAQRGWIHPAEIPYLSRFGYRKAARRFAKDHGGRVTAKVVKRYQRHATEMAFLHDAMMTGRSIPHGVERTYALLDAMYALRPALRFPPALQNTARHF from the coding sequence GTGACAGAAGCGACTGCCGCCGCCATCCCAGCCGCGCTGCCCAAGTATCGAGAGCCGTTCCGCCAGCGCGGACGTGTGGCCCTGATCGTCCTGTTCGTCCTGATCGCGATCGCAGGTATTGCCGGCGGAGCCGCGATCTCGTTCAGCGCAGGCGATCCCGAGGGTGCCGGCCTCTCGGTGATGTTCGCGATCGTGCCACTGCCGCTGCTACTGCTCGCCTACTGGTGGCTCGACCGCTATGAGCCGGAGCCGCGCCGCTACAAGTTCGCGGCGTTCGTGTGGGGTGGAGTGGTCGCCGTCGCGATCGCGCTTGCTCTGGAGGTCTGGATCCAGAACACGTGGGACCTGAGCGACGAGACCGCGGCCTCGGTCGTCGCACCCCTCGTGGAGGAGCCGGCCAAGTGCCTGTTCCTCCTGCTGACCTTCGTCCGCTCCCGCCGCGTGATCGACGGTTTCCTCGACGGCCTGGTGTACGCGGGCATCGTCGGCGTCGGCTTCGCCTTCGTGGAGAACATCGGCTACTACGCCGCGAGCTACCTCGGCTCGCCCGACATCCAGGTCGCCGGCGCCGAGGGCGTCACGACGACGTTCGTGGTCCGGGGGCTCTTCAGTCCGTTCGCCCACCCGCTGTTCACCTCGGCATTCGGGATCGCGGTCGGACTGGCCGTTGCGCGGCGCTCCAAGGTGCTCAAGGTCGTGATCCTCATGGTGGGCCTGGCAGCGAGTGTTGGGCTGCACGCGGTGTGGAACGGGTCACTGAGCTATGGCGGAGGCGCCGGCTTCGTGCTGGCCTATCTCGCTCTCGCGATCGTCCTGGCCGGCATCACGATCTTGGCGATCGTCGCGCGGGTCCGTCAGGTCAGGACTCTGGAGCGCTCGCTGTCCTACGTCGCGCAACGTGGGTGGATCCATCCGGCCGAGATCCCCTACCTTTCGCGCTTCGGCTACCGCAAGGCAGCCCGCCGTTTCGCGAAGGATCACGGGGGCAGGGTGACGGCCAAGGTCGTGAAGCGCTACCAGCGGCACGCGACCGAGATGGCGTTCCTGCACGATGCGATGATGACTGGTCGGTCGATCCCCCACGGGGTCGAGCGCACGTATGCACTGCTCGATGCGATGTACGCACTGCGTCCCGCTCTTCGATTCCCGCCCGCCCTCCAGAACACCGCACGTCACTTCTGA